One Ostrinia nubilalis chromosome 4, ilOstNubi1.1, whole genome shotgun sequence DNA window includes the following coding sequences:
- the LOC135071295 gene encoding dehydrogenase/reductase SDR family member 13-like translates to MDIIVIILVSTIFLCVFGLCLKSGNKICKSKKRLDGQTCVVTGGTSGIGLEIALDFAMRGARVIVACPFDDEGKVAKEKIIQESGNTNVVYKFLDLGSFKSVREFAADIIQSENRLDILMNNAGVGIPDHKTTDGFHIIMQVNYFGTFLLTILLLPLLKKTWTASDPSRIVNTTSILHRIAMLNLDYLNPDVGCNLFKRIMYYGNSKLCLILFSRELAKRLRGANIVIHNADPGEVGTRIFHSAGVVIGFILSILILILSKTPFEGAQTPVYAAVDETAKKVTVRLFRNCTMQSPSSAATDIQLAKGLWEQSVVLVKLSKQELDECLKEN, encoded by the coding sequence ATGgatataatagttattatacTTGTTTCTACTATCTTTCTTTGCGTGTTCGGGTTGTGTTTGAAATCCGGGAATAAAATATGCAAGTCCAAAAAGCGGTTAGACGGGCAGACCTGCGTGGTGACGGGAGGGACCAGCGGGATAGGGCTGGAAATAGCCCTGGACTTCGCCATGAGAGGAGCGCGCGTGATCGTCGCCTGCCCTTTTGACGACGAAGGAAAAGTTGCCAAGGAAAAAATCATCCAAGAATCTGGCAACACCAATGTCGTATACAAGTTTCTCGACTTAGGGTCCTTCAAATCTGTTCGAGAATTTGCTGCGGACATCATCCAATCAGAAAACAGGTTAGACATTTTAATGAACAACGCCGGCGTGGGCATACCAGACCATAAAACTACCGATGGCTTTCATATCATAATGCAAGTCAATTATTTCGGAACGTTCCTACTGACGATTCTCCTGCTGCCGCTACTAAAGAAGACATGGACGGCTAGTGACCCCAGCAGAATAGTGAACACGACGTCGATTTTGCACCGGATTGCGATGTTGAATTTGGATTACCTGAACCCAGATGTGGGTTGTAACTTATTCAAAAGAATAATGTATTACGGCAACAGTAAGCTGTGTTTGATACTTTTTTCCCGGGAGCTAGCGAAGAGATTGCGGGGAGCTAACATAGTGATACACAATGCGGATCCTGGTGAAGTCGGAACACGGATTTTCCATAGTGCTGGGGTAGTGATTGGGTTCATACTTAGTATTCTTATATTGATTCTATCGAAAACACCATTTGAAGGTGCTCAGACGCCAGTCTACGCAGCAGTCGATGAGACAGCTAAGAAGGTAACTGTGAGATTGTTCAGGAACTGCACAATGCAGTCGCCTTCCAGTGCAGCCACGGATATACAGTTGGCCAAGGGTTTGTGGGAGCAGTCCGTGGTGTTGGTAAAATTAAGCAAACAAGAACTGGACGAATGCCTCAAGGAAAACTGA